Part of the Imperialibacter roseus genome, TGTAGTCAGAGTGGTTGATCTGCTCAAAATACTCCTGTGTGATTCCATAGAAATGCACCTTCAAAATCCACCCGACCACTCCATCAAAATGGATTTTTACCTTTATCCACTTTTTGTCCTCACTTGCTTCCAAAACCTCATAGTGCTCCCCAAAAAGAAGCTCGCTTAGTTGAAGCGAGTGAAAGGAAGGTTCGCACATAACCGGCACAAGGCATAATCTACAAATTCCCTTTTCGGTCTCAGTCATAAGGTTTACAGTCTAAGTCGGTCTAGCTCTCGCTTGCTATCCCTCTCTTTGATACTTTCTCTTTTGTCATGAATTTTTTTACCCTTTGCAAGGGCAATTTCCATTTTAGCTAGTCCTTTGTCGGTCATAAAAAGCCTCACCGGCACTATGGTAAGGCCCTTTTCTTCCATTTTTGACTGCCACTTCTCGATGTCCCTCTTTTTTATCAGGAGCTTTCGCTCCCTAACAGGATCATGGTTGAAATGGGTGGCCTCGGCGTAGGGGGTAATATTCATCGCCTTGATAAAAATCTCTCCCCTATTGAAGTAACAATACGCTTCCTGCAAACTGGCTTTTCCTTCCCGAATGGACTTGATCTCAGTCCCCTTGAGCACAATGCCTGCTACAAGCGTATCAATAAACTCAAACTCAAAACGAGCCTTCTTGTTTTTGATGTTTACTGAGTTTGAAAATCGCTTATCGTCCTTTGCCATTCAATATTTAGCTGAGCATTTCTTTAAAAACTAAAATAGCATAAAATTAAAATTTCATCCTAGGCATTGGGGCAACATCCATGGATGAAAAGTCCTTTTCAAGGTATTTGAAATGGGCCGTCATGGCAATCATCGCTGCGTTGTCGGTGCAATACTCAAACTTGGGAATATAAACTTCCCAACCTAACTCAGTGCGCTGATTTTCAAGTGCTTGCCGAAGCCCTGAGTTGGCCGCCACACCTCCGGCAATGGCAATTTGCTTTATCCCGGTTTGCTTTGCGGCCTTTTTCAGCTTCTGTAAAAGCATGTGGATCAAAGTGTGCTGGATACTGGCGCAAATGTCGTTGATATTATTTTCAACAAATGTCGGGTCGGTCTTTGTTTGGTCTCTCAGGAAGTAGAGAATAGCCGTTTTTATCCCACTGAAGGAGTAGTTCAAGCCTGGCATTTCGGAGAGCGGAAATCGAAAGGCCTCCGGATTGCCTTTTTGCGCCAACTTATCGATAAACGGGCCACCGGGATAGGGCAGCTCCAGCATTTTGGCCGCTTTGTCAAACGCCTCCCCTACGGCATCGTCCTGCGTTTCTCCTATCACCTGCATGTGCATGGGTGACTCCACCAGCACTATCTGCGTGTGCCCGCCGCTTACTGTAAGGCACAGAAACGGAAATACCGGTTTTGGGTCTTCAATAAAATGCGCCAGGATATGAGCCTGCATATGATTAACGGCTATCAGAGGCACCCCCAACCCCCAGGCCATTGCCTTAGCGAAGGAGCTACCCACAAGCAAAGCACCCAATAATCCAGGTCCTTGTGTGAACGCAACGGCATCAAGTTGGTGTTTATCAATACCTGCTTCTTTTAAAGCCTGATCTACTACGGGCACAATATGCTTCTGGTGTGCTCTGGAGGCCAGTTCTGGCACTACACCACCATATCGTTGGTGAACAGATTGCGTAGCAATAATATTATTAAGAATTTTACCGTTCCTGATCACAGCGGCAGAAGTCTCATCGCACGAAGATTCGATCGCTAAGATGGTCGGGGACATACAGTTGATTTGAACTATAAAACTAAAACATCTGTCGTTTTCTATGGTATTGGGAAAGCCTTCTACTGGTTTTCACTTACCATTTTACTTTTGCTGATTGGCTTATTTATCACGCTGCAATCATCGGCTGTTCAAACATGGCTGGTTTCCTACGCCTCCAAATCCTTCTATGAACAAACAGGGCACAAAGTTACCATTGCAAAAGTGGATGTCAACTGGTTTGATGAAATTACCCTTGATAGCCTGGAAGTAAAGGACCTCCAGGATACCAGCATGATTACCATAAATAGGTTGTTGGTCGATTTTAGCCTACTTGATTTATTACGCCCCAGCCAGCTGCATTTTGACGCAGCCCGAATTACCGGAGCCGATGTGCGGCTGGTGAAGTTCGCCGACGACCAACTCGACAACATCTCCTTTCTCATCAGCCAATTACGTCCCAAAGACACTACTGCCCGAACTTCTCTGCCACGTCCGATAAGTGTGAGCCGGATCAAGCTGGAGAAAAGCCGGTTCTCTCTCAACGACATGAGAAAGGACAGCATTGAGGTAGGCTTCAACTACTACCAGTTTACCATCGATAGCATATTCAGCGACCTTAGCAACTTCTACCAACGGCTGGATACGGTCAAGTTCAGGGTAGACAAGCTGGCCGCAGGTGAGAAAAGCAAAAAGCTGAAGGTCAACAGCCTCCAAACAAACTTTCTGCTTACCTACCAAACAATGGAACTCTCTGACTTGGACCTGTATACGCAACACAGCCACTTGCAGGACTATGTTAAGTTTGAGTTTTCCAACCCTTCTAACCTCACCTATTTTGTTGACAGCGTCAACATAATAGCTCATTTCGACAGCACGACAATTAGTAACCGGGACCTGCGACACTTTTCGCCCTACCTTGAAAAGTACGATGATACTTATTCCATATCAGGCGATTTCAGCGGAGGAGTTACCAATTTTAGCTTGAAGAAGTTCAGCCTGTATTTTGGTGACAACAGTCAGCTCTTTGGCAATGCAAGCTTCAACGGCTTGCCCAACTTTATGGAAACCTTTAT contains:
- the tsaD gene encoding tRNA (adenosine(37)-N6)-threonylcarbamoyltransferase complex transferase subunit TsaD, whose translation is MSPTILAIESSCDETSAAVIRNGKILNNIIATQSVHQRYGGVVPELASRAHQKHIVPVVDQALKEAGIDKHQLDAVAFTQGPGLLGALLVGSSFAKAMAWGLGVPLIAVNHMQAHILAHFIEDPKPVFPFLCLTVSGGHTQIVLVESPMHMQVIGETQDDAVGEAFDKAAKMLELPYPGGPFIDKLAQKGNPEAFRFPLSEMPGLNYSFSGIKTAILYFLRDQTKTDPTFVENNINDICASIQHTLIHMLLQKLKKAAKQTGIKQIAIAGGVAANSGLRQALENQRTELGWEVYIPKFEYCTDNAAMIAMTAHFKYLEKDFSSMDVAPMPRMKF
- the smpB gene encoding SsrA-binding protein SmpB, with protein sequence MAKDDKRFSNSVNIKNKKARFEFEFIDTLVAGIVLKGTEIKSIREGKASLQEAYCYFNRGEIFIKAMNITPYAEATHFNHDPVRERKLLIKKRDIEKWQSKMEEKGLTIVPVRLFMTDKGLAKMEIALAKGKKIHDKRESIKERDSKRELDRLRL